A window of Myxococcota bacterium contains these coding sequences:
- a CDS encoding molybdopterin cofactor-binding domain-containing protein: MIPPSLQRNSDLDTWLRIQTDGTVTVYTGKVELGQGIKTALARIAAEELDVSLARIRMRMADTADGPNELYTVGSNSLEESGTALRLAAAEARAHLLELASARLGVPALGLEVDDGRVTAPGLDAETNYFELFGGRRFERKVSGAARPKDPGRYRLLGRRGPRIDLESLVTGAAVFVQDLRLPGMVHARVVRPPRPGARLESLDDSDVTRMPGVLRVLRDGSFVAVAARSSVQAIAAAERLRRAARWSGGMQLPVQSALYEGMRAAEAKSFPVIEGSAVDEPLAAHARPAGAATTLRASYTRPFTMHASIGPSAALAHEVDGSLTIWTHTQGVSILRLAIAQALRLPAEKLRLVHVEGPGCYGHNGADDAAFDAALVARALPGTPVHLQWSREDEHAWEPYGSAMVVDLEASLDDLGLVVDWSHETRSHTHMNRAIPYSERTSGLIAAWHREPPMTPPVPRPALAHHAGIHRNADPLYSFAQRRVVKHFLPGAPFRTSALRALGAYANVFALESFVDEVALAARVDPVEFRLRHLDDPRARDVIRAAAERLGWRAAARPSRGGRGRGLAFARYKNQKSWCAVGVELWVDDQTAEIRLERAVIAADAGQVVDPDGLSNQLEGGFVQAASWALHEEVRFDRERVTSVDWDSYPILRFDEVPEIETVLVDRPGQPWLGAGEASQGPTAAAIANAVFDATGLRVRDLPLTPERLRAAAGG, encoded by the coding sequence GTGATCCCGCCCAGCCTGCAGCGCAATTCCGACCTCGACACCTGGCTGCGCATCCAGACCGACGGCACGGTCACCGTGTACACGGGCAAGGTCGAGCTGGGTCAGGGCATCAAGACCGCGCTCGCGCGCATCGCGGCCGAGGAGCTCGACGTGTCTCTCGCGCGCATCCGCATGCGCATGGCCGACACGGCCGACGGCCCGAACGAGCTCTACACCGTGGGCAGCAACTCGCTCGAGGAGAGCGGCACGGCGCTCCGGCTGGCCGCGGCCGAGGCGCGCGCGCACCTGCTCGAGCTCGCCTCGGCGCGGCTCGGCGTGCCGGCGCTCGGGCTCGAGGTCGACGACGGGCGCGTGACCGCCCCCGGGCTCGACGCCGAGACCAACTACTTCGAGCTGTTCGGCGGCCGCCGCTTCGAGCGCAAGGTGAGCGGCGCGGCGCGGCCCAAGGACCCGGGCCGCTACCGGCTGCTGGGCCGGCGCGGGCCGCGCATCGACCTCGAGTCACTGGTCACGGGCGCCGCGGTGTTCGTGCAGGACCTGCGGCTGCCGGGCATGGTGCACGCGCGCGTGGTGCGGCCGCCGCGGCCGGGCGCTCGGCTCGAGTCGCTCGACGACTCGGACGTGACTCGCATGCCGGGCGTGCTGCGCGTGCTGCGCGACGGCAGCTTCGTGGCGGTCGCGGCCCGCAGCTCGGTCCAGGCCATCGCCGCCGCCGAGCGTCTGCGCCGCGCGGCCCGCTGGTCGGGCGGGATGCAGCTTCCCGTCCAGTCGGCGCTCTATGAGGGCATGCGCGCCGCGGAGGCCAAGAGCTTCCCGGTGATCGAGGGCAGCGCGGTCGACGAGCCGCTCGCCGCGCACGCCCGGCCCGCTGGCGCCGCCACCACGCTGCGCGCGAGCTACACCCGCCCGTTCACGATGCACGCTTCGATCGGGCCATCGGCGGCGCTGGCGCACGAGGTCGACGGGTCACTCACCATCTGGACTCACACGCAGGGGGTTTCGATCCTGCGCCTGGCCATCGCGCAGGCGCTCCGGCTTCCGGCCGAGAAGCTGCGGCTCGTTCACGTCGAGGGACCGGGCTGCTACGGCCACAACGGCGCCGACGACGCGGCATTCGACGCGGCGCTGGTGGCGCGCGCGCTGCCGGGCACGCCCGTCCACCTGCAGTGGAGCCGCGAGGACGAGCACGCCTGGGAGCCGTACGGCTCGGCGATGGTGGTCGACCTGGAGGCGAGCCTCGACGACCTGGGCCTGGTCGTGGACTGGAGTCACGAGACGCGCAGTCACACGCACATGAACCGCGCGATCCCGTACAGCGAGCGCACCTCGGGGCTGATCGCGGCCTGGCACCGCGAGCCTCCGATGACTCCGCCCGTGCCGCGCCCCGCGCTCGCGCACCACGCGGGCATCCACCGCAACGCGGACCCTTTGTACTCGTTCGCGCAGCGGCGCGTGGTGAAACACTTCCTGCCGGGCGCTCCATTCCGGACCTCGGCGCTGCGCGCGCTCGGCGCCTACGCGAACGTGTTCGCGCTCGAGTCGTTCGTCGACGAGGTCGCGCTCGCCGCGCGCGTCGATCCGGTGGAGTTCCGCCTGCGCCACCTCGACGACCCGCGCGCGCGCGACGTGATTCGCGCCGCCGCCGAGCGGCTCGGCTGGCGTGCGGCCGCGCGGCCATCGCGCGGCGGGCGCGGCCGCGGGCTCGCGTTCGCGCGCTACAAGAATCAGAAGAGCTGGTGCGCCGTGGGGGTCGAGCTCTGGGTCGACGACCAGACGGCCGAGATCCGGCTCGAGCGCGCGGTGATCGCCGCGGACGCCGGCCAGGTCGTCGACCCCGACGGACTCAGCAACCAGCTCGAGGGCGGCTTCGTGCAGGCCGCGAGCTGGGCGCTCCACGAAGAGGTACGCTTCGACCGCGAGCGAGTCACGAGCGTCGACTGGGACAGCTATCCGATCCTGCGCTTCGACGAGGTGCCCGAGATCGAGACCGTGCTCGTCGACCGGCCCGGCCAGCCGTGGCTGGGCGCGGGCGAGGCGTCACAGGGTCCCACCGCCGCCGCGATCGCCAAC
- a CDS encoding (2Fe-2S)-binding protein, whose amino-acid sequence MRLRVNGQLRDLEGVDPSTPLLWVLRESLGLTGAKYGCGLEQCGACAVLCDGRKVLSCTAPLDSFAGKEITTIEGLAAGGALDPLQRAFVTEQAAQCGYCVPGIVIAARALLSETPAPSDSQVRAALSKHLCRCGTHPRMLRAVRRAIAEQAR is encoded by the coding sequence ATGCGCCTGCGCGTGAACGGCCAGCTGCGAGACCTGGAAGGCGTCGACCCCTCGACGCCGCTGTTGTGGGTGCTGCGCGAGTCTCTGGGACTCACCGGCGCGAAGTACGGCTGCGGGCTGGAGCAGTGCGGCGCGTGCGCGGTGCTGTGCGACGGGCGCAAGGTGCTGTCGTGCACGGCGCCCCTGGATTCGTTCGCGGGCAAGGAGATCACCACGATCGAAGGGCTGGCTGCCGGCGGCGCGCTCGACCCGCTGCAGCGCGCGTTCGTGACCGAGCAGGCGGCGCAGTGCGGCTACTGCGTGCCGGGCATCGTGATCGCGGCCCGGGCCCTGCTCTCGGAGACGCCCGCACCGAGTGACTCGCAGGTGCGCGCCGCGCTGTCGAAGCACCTGTGCCGCTGCGGCACGCATCCGCGCATGCTGCGCGCGGTGCGCCGGGCGATCGCGGAGCAGGCGCGGTGA
- a CDS encoding MFS transporter has translation MSASATESARPLAVTGVPAASTLGQWSWALFEWARNPYVILVTIYLFAPYFTNHVVGDPVKGQVVWGAINGWSGIATAIFAPILGAIADSGGRRKPWIAFFVCVMAPTSWFLWYALPGGAGLSIGWIAFMLIANSAAFEYSAVFHNAMLPSIAPHARVGFLSGLGLAAGNASSLLILVFMLWAFSLPGHVDWSIVPKQALFGLDTAAFQQDRITGPIAAVWLLLFGVPLFLFTPDRARGSLGPLAAVQAGFRQLWHTIQELRRYRNVATYLVARMIYNDGKTAVLVFGGVYASGVFGWDSLTMTVFGIVLSIFAVVGGLIGGWLDDTFGSKRAILISIGGTSLGLILAVSMTPDELFFFVPWDRAAPKIWSLPFFATVPELLYIGVVTLIAVFITAAYANSRTMLARIAPPEMMTEFFGIYSLSGTSVAWIGSFTVRWFTEAFSSQRIGFASILIFLVVGLVGMLFVREERA, from the coding sequence TTGAGCGCCAGCGCGACGGAGTCGGCTCGGCCCCTGGCCGTGACCGGAGTCCCCGCTGCGTCGACGCTCGGACAGTGGAGCTGGGCGCTGTTCGAGTGGGCGCGCAATCCCTACGTCATCCTGGTCACGATCTACCTGTTCGCACCGTACTTCACCAACCACGTGGTGGGTGACCCGGTGAAGGGCCAGGTGGTCTGGGGCGCGATCAACGGCTGGAGCGGGATTGCGACCGCGATCTTCGCGCCGATCCTGGGCGCGATCGCCGACTCGGGCGGGCGCCGCAAGCCGTGGATCGCCTTCTTCGTGTGCGTGATGGCGCCGACCAGCTGGTTTCTGTGGTACGCGCTGCCCGGCGGGGCGGGTCTCTCGATCGGCTGGATCGCGTTCATGTTGATCGCGAACTCGGCCGCGTTCGAATACTCGGCCGTGTTTCACAACGCGATGCTGCCTTCGATCGCGCCGCACGCGCGCGTGGGCTTCCTCTCGGGGCTGGGGCTCGCCGCCGGAAACGCGTCGTCGCTCTTGATCCTGGTGTTCATGCTCTGGGCGTTCTCGCTGCCGGGTCACGTGGACTGGTCGATCGTGCCCAAGCAGGCGCTGTTCGGGCTCGACACGGCCGCGTTCCAGCAGGACCGGATCACCGGCCCGATCGCCGCGGTCTGGCTGCTCTTGTTCGGTGTGCCGCTGTTCCTGTTCACGCCCGACCGAGCGCGCGGGTCACTCGGCCCGCTGGCCGCGGTCCAGGCCGGCTTCCGCCAGCTCTGGCACACGATCCAGGAGCTGCGCCGCTACCGGAACGTGGCCACGTATCTCGTGGCGCGCATGATCTACAACGACGGCAAGACCGCGGTGCTGGTGTTCGGCGGAGTGTACGCTTCGGGCGTGTTCGGCTGGGACTCACTCACCATGACCGTGTTCGGCATCGTGCTGTCGATCTTCGCCGTGGTGGGGGGCTTGATCGGCGGCTGGCTCGACGACACCTTCGGCAGCAAGCGCGCGATCCTGATCTCGATCGGCGGCACCTCGCTCGGGCTGATCCTGGCCGTGTCGATGACTCCCGACGAGCTGTTCTTCTTCGTGCCCTGGGACCGTGCGGCGCCCAAGATCTGGAGTCTGCCGTTCTTCGCGACCGTGCCGGAGCTCCTGTATATCGGCGTGGTGACCCTGATCGCGGTGTTCATCACGGCGGCCTACGCCAACTCGCGCACCATGCTGGCGCGCATCGCGCCGCCCGAGATGATGACCGAGTTCTTCGGCATCTACTCACTCTCGGGCACGTCGGTGGCGTGGATCGGCTCGTTCACCGTGCGCTGGTTCACCGAGGCGTTCTCGAGTCAGCGCATCGGCTTCGCGTCGATCCTCATCTTCCTGGTGGTCGGACTGGTCGGCATGCTGTTCGTGCGCGAGGAGAGAGCGTAA
- a CDS encoding MFS transporter: MAAEPITPLPASLPARIPPQLGVLMTAVISFGFAHSAYFLLPKYLELELHADPAQIGTYMSAMWFTNVAVVPFAGLWIDRAGRRPFAYLGAAVLLAACLGFLAVDRLGPLLLALRIAHGVAFTFFFVATQTLAADLSPPEKLGQVLGYYGSGFVITNAAAPAAAEWLAGRAGWSAVFAATAALSLVPLVLLAFVREHRPLRHEHAAPAPGILETLLRPGFPRVLATSALAGVTFAAAFTFHQPFALSLGIERVSDFFVAYSITAMLVRGPLGAVADRAGRVRVTGVSLCIYAAAAFAMTQLASLGLVVTGMAFGAAHGLFYPALNAFALENASADVRAKVTALFNGAFNVGFSCGSLGLGFVAHGAGYTRLYALGGVCSLAALAVLPRTRASQAPGRE; this comes from the coding sequence TTGGCCGCGGAACCGATCACCCCCCTGCCTGCCTCCCTGCCCGCGCGCATTCCTCCGCAGCTCGGCGTGCTGATGACCGCCGTGATCAGCTTCGGCTTCGCGCACTCGGCGTACTTCCTGCTGCCGAAGTATCTCGAGCTCGAGCTACACGCCGATCCGGCGCAGATCGGCACCTACATGTCGGCCATGTGGTTCACGAACGTGGCGGTCGTGCCGTTCGCGGGCCTGTGGATCGACCGCGCGGGCCGGCGGCCGTTCGCCTATCTCGGAGCGGCGGTGCTGCTGGCCGCGTGTCTGGGCTTTCTCGCGGTCGACCGACTGGGGCCGCTCTTGCTGGCGCTGCGCATCGCGCACGGCGTCGCGTTCACGTTCTTCTTCGTCGCCACGCAGACGCTCGCGGCCGACCTGTCGCCGCCCGAGAAGCTGGGACAGGTGCTGGGCTACTACGGCTCCGGCTTCGTGATCACGAACGCCGCCGCGCCGGCGGCGGCCGAGTGGCTGGCGGGACGCGCCGGCTGGAGCGCGGTGTTCGCCGCCACCGCCGCTCTGTCACTCGTTCCGCTCGTGCTGCTCGCCTTCGTGCGCGAGCACCGCCCGCTGCGCCACGAACACGCTGCGCCGGCTCCGGGCATCCTCGAGACGCTTCTGCGGCCCGGCTTCCCGCGCGTGCTCGCGACCAGCGCGCTCGCGGGAGTCACGTTCGCGGCCGCCTTCACCTTCCACCAGCCGTTCGCGCTGTCGCTCGGGATCGAGCGCGTGTCGGATTTCTTCGTGGCCTACTCGATCACGGCCATGCTGGTGCGCGGCCCGCTCGGGGCCGTGGCCGACCGCGCGGGGCGCGTGCGAGTCACAGGAGTCTCGCTCTGCATCTACGCGGCGGCCGCGTTCGCCATGACGCAGCTCGCGTCGCTCGGGCTGGTGGTCACCGGCATGGCCTTCGGGGCCGCGCACGGACTCTTCTACCCGGCGCTGAACGCCTTCGCGCTCGAGAACGCCTCGGCCGACGTGCGCGCCAAGGTCACGGCGCTGTTCAACGGCGCCTTCAACGTGGGCTTCTCGTGCGGCAGTCTCGGCCTGGGCTTCGTGGCGCACGGGGCCGGTTACACGCGCCTCTACGCGCTCGGCGGAGTATGCTCGCTGGCGGCGCTCGCCGTGCTCCCCCGCACGCGCGCCTCGCAGGCGCCAGGAAGGGAGTGA
- a CDS encoding amidohydrolase family protein codes for MDLELSGLRIWDGVSDALRPGSLFVTAGRLAERGAAERERIDLAGAVALPGLCDAHVHLALDPERREAAQDGSSDSVEAMAVRARAMAAAGITTARDLGGPDFGALALRDRIARAEVIGPRLLCAGQPLTSPQGHCWYWGGEANGADELRAVVRRQVEAGADWIKVMATGGVLTKGTTPAMSQFEQAELDAAVAEARAHGRHTAAHCHGTEGILRAARAGVRTIEHCSFASESGFGAAPDPEVIAEVARAGAWVSPTVNTGFGRFFDERGEPSKFATRMGEVYAGLRRAGARFVASTDAGIPNVAHHRLPEALPIFARLARLTPLETLRSATSEAARALDLERETGRLTPGLAADLLVVDGNPLEDLGALLRPLLVLARGRIAYRA; via the coding sequence ATGGACCTCGAGCTCTCGGGCCTGCGCATCTGGGACGGAGTGAGTGATGCGCTGCGCCCGGGAAGCTTGTTCGTCACCGCCGGCCGGCTGGCCGAGCGCGGCGCGGCGGAGCGCGAGCGCATCGACCTCGCGGGCGCGGTGGCGCTGCCGGGGCTGTGCGATGCGCACGTGCACCTGGCGCTCGACCCCGAGCGCCGCGAGGCTGCGCAGGACGGCAGCTCGGACTCGGTCGAGGCGATGGCGGTCCGCGCGCGTGCCATGGCGGCCGCGGGAATCACCACCGCGCGCGACCTCGGCGGCCCCGACTTCGGCGCGCTCGCGCTGCGCGACCGGATCGCGCGCGCTGAAGTGATCGGCCCGCGGCTCCTGTGCGCGGGCCAGCCGCTGACTTCGCCCCAGGGTCACTGCTGGTACTGGGGCGGCGAGGCGAACGGTGCCGACGAGCTGCGCGCGGTGGTGCGGCGCCAGGTCGAGGCGGGCGCGGACTGGATCAAGGTCATGGCGACGGGCGGCGTGCTCACCAAGGGCACGACCCCGGCGATGTCTCAGTTCGAGCAGGCCGAGCTCGACGCCGCGGTCGCGGAGGCGCGCGCGCACGGCCGGCACACCGCCGCGCACTGTCACGGCACCGAGGGCATCCTGCGCGCCGCGCGCGCCGGCGTGCGCACGATCGAGCACTGCTCGTTCGCGAGTGAGTCGGGCTTCGGCGCCGCGCCCGATCCCGAGGTGATCGCCGAGGTCGCGCGCGCCGGGGCCTGGGTCTCGCCCACGGTGAACACCGGCTTCGGTCGCTTCTTCGACGAACGCGGCGAGCCGTCGAAGTTCGCCACCCGGATGGGCGAGGTCTACGCGGGGCTGCGCCGCGCCGGTGCGCGCTTCGTGGCCTCGACCGATGCGGGCATTCCCAACGTGGCACATCACCGGCTGCCCGAGGCCCTGCCGATCTTCGCGCGCCTGGCGCGGCTCACTCCGCTCGAGACCCTGCGCAGCGCGACCTCCGAGGCGGCGCGCGCGCTCGACCTCGAGCGCGAGACCGGTCGACTCACTCCCGGCCTCGCCGCCGACCTGCTGGTGGTCGATGGCAACCCGCTCGAGGACCTGGGCGCGTTGCTGCGCCCGCTACTCGTGCTGGCGCGCGGCAGGATCGCGTATCGCGCCTGA
- a CDS encoding helix-turn-helix domain-containing protein — protein sequence MSRSARQDHASAAPRAELRPFVRHYGGTSRSDFAPREHAATPSRHVTLIVSFGPPIDIAAMPHGLQRPGRFQSFAAGLHTAPARVRDDGTTRVLHAFLTPLGARTLLGVPAEALAQRVVALSDLLGPRARELEERLADAPDWPGRFAALDDVLARKLEPVEPPREVAWAWRRLLAAKGALAIDGLARELGWSRRHLTERFRREVGLAPKLAARVVRWEHACALLARPGRRPSLAAVAADCGYADQSHLTREWVALGGMSPRAWLAEELPFLQDYELDELLSYES from the coding sequence GTGAGTCGCAGCGCGCGCCAGGACCACGCCTCGGCGGCACCGCGGGCCGAGCTGCGGCCCTTCGTCAGGCACTACGGCGGCACGAGCCGCTCCGACTTCGCGCCCCGCGAGCACGCCGCCACGCCGTCGCGTCACGTGACACTGATCGTGAGCTTCGGTCCGCCGATCGATATCGCGGCCATGCCGCACGGGCTGCAGCGCCCGGGGCGCTTCCAGTCCTTCGCCGCGGGCCTGCACACGGCGCCCGCGCGCGTCCGCGACGATGGCACGACCCGGGTGCTGCACGCGTTCCTGACGCCGCTCGGCGCCCGTACACTGCTCGGTGTACCCGCCGAAGCGCTCGCCCAGCGCGTGGTGGCGCTCTCCGACCTGCTCGGTCCCCGGGCGCGCGAGCTCGAGGAGCGCCTGGCCGACGCGCCCGACTGGCCGGGCCGCTTCGCGGCGCTCGACGACGTGCTCGCGCGCAAGCTCGAGCCCGTCGAGCCCCCGCGCGAGGTCGCCTGGGCCTGGCGCCGGCTGCTCGCTGCGAAGGGCGCCCTTGCCATCGACGGGCTCGCGCGCGAGCTCGGCTGGAGCCGCCGCCACCTGACCGAGCGCTTCCGCCGCGAGGTCGGGCTCGCGCCCAAGCTCGCCGCGCGCGTCGTGCGCTGGGAGCACGCCTGCGCGCTGCTCGCGCGACCCGGGCGCCGGCCCAGCCTGGCCGCGGTCGCCGCAGACTGCGGCTACGCCGACCAGAGTCATCTGACCCGCGAGTGGGTCGCGCTCGGCGGCATGAGCCCGCGCGCTTGGCTCGCCGAGGAGCTGCCATTTCTTCAAGACTACGAGCTGGACGAGCTCCTATCCTACGAGTCATGA
- a CDS encoding VOC family protein translates to MKFAGVHLYVRDLARSLAFYRLLGLSLPEPEPGGVFASTAVGKDVHLAFGTFELTRGYDPGFREPRGGPTNSLQFDVESRADVDRIHARLISAGYASHLAPHDAFWGSRYAEVEDPDGNTVGFQSPVDEARRSRPPGV, encoded by the coding sequence ATGAAGTTCGCCGGCGTCCACCTGTACGTGCGCGATCTCGCCCGGTCCCTGGCGTTCTACCGGCTGCTCGGTCTCTCGCTTCCCGAGCCCGAGCCAGGAGGCGTGTTCGCGAGCACCGCGGTCGGCAAGGACGTGCACCTCGCCTTCGGCACGTTCGAGCTCACGCGCGGCTACGATCCCGGCTTCCGCGAGCCGCGCGGCGGCCCGACGAACAGCCTGCAGTTCGACGTCGAGAGCCGCGCCGACGTCGACCGCATCCACGCGCGACTCATCTCCGCCGGCTACGCGAGTCACCTGGCCCCGCACGACGCGTTCTGGGGCTCGCGCTACGCCGAGGTCGAGGACCCGGACGGGAACACCGTGGGCTTCCAGAGTCCGGTGGACGAAGCCAGGCGCTCGCGCCCGCCCGGCGTCTAG
- a CDS encoding MFS transporter encodes MSGRTASQRSFRWMLVYQVTQRTPLFWPYMFHFTTAVRGLPASDFGLLKSIYYFGVMAIDVPFGVVADRVGRRVTLALGALANALCCALYAFGRGFAVYALAELCAACGTALQSGADSALVYDSFAADGRAHEFTRARGAMESVGLAGAALALPLSGLLVTADGDPSATYAVTGLINLGGVAAALALREAPVRSRRQLRAHVSDTLRDVARTPGIAAVLAFSALVFLGLRAANALVWNPVLEAAGLPLRSFGALTAVTGVLAALSAWRAHAWRERIGERSLLLVCSGSVTAMYLLLPLAHGVPAALLLMTHGFALGLAPVLLVELLNRRIASSERRATLLSFESLVQRGTYGVVVYFASAALGRGPLSSVLLGFAATSAAALALAPWLARAPGRDRAA; translated from the coding sequence GTGTCGGGGCGCACGGCGAGTCAGCGCAGCTTCCGCTGGATGTTGGTCTACCAGGTCACTCAGCGCACGCCGCTCTTCTGGCCGTACATGTTCCACTTCACGACCGCGGTGCGCGGGCTGCCGGCTTCGGACTTCGGCCTGTTGAAGTCGATCTACTACTTCGGCGTGATGGCGATCGACGTGCCGTTCGGCGTAGTCGCGGACCGCGTCGGCCGGCGGGTGACCCTGGCGCTGGGCGCCCTCGCGAACGCGCTCTGCTGCGCGCTCTACGCGTTCGGGCGTGGCTTCGCGGTCTATGCGCTCGCCGAGCTGTGCGCGGCCTGCGGCACGGCGCTGCAGAGTGGCGCGGACTCGGCGCTGGTGTATGACTCATTCGCCGCCGACGGGCGCGCGCACGAGTTCACGCGCGCACGCGGGGCCATGGAGTCGGTGGGTCTGGCGGGCGCCGCGCTGGCCTTGCCGCTCTCCGGGCTGCTGGTCACGGCGGACGGCGATCCGTCCGCGACCTACGCGGTCACGGGCCTGATCAACCTTGGGGGTGTCGCCGCCGCGCTGGCTTTGCGCGAGGCGCCGGTGCGCTCGCGAAGGCAGCTGCGTGCGCACGTGAGCGACACGCTGCGCGACGTGGCGCGAACGCCGGGCATCGCCGCGGTCCTGGCCTTCAGCGCGCTCGTGTTCCTCGGGCTGCGCGCGGCGAACGCGCTGGTCTGGAACCCGGTTCTGGAAGCCGCCGGCTTGCCGCTGCGCAGCTTCGGAGCGCTGACGGCCGTGACCGGGGTGCTGGCGGCGCTCAGCGCCTGGCGGGCGCACGCCTGGCGCGAGCGGATCGGCGAGCGCTCGTTGCTGCTGGTCTGCTCGGGCTCGGTCACTGCCATGTATCTGCTGCTGCCGCTCGCGCACGGCGTGCCGGCGGCGCTCCTTCTCATGACTCACGGCTTCGCGCTCGGCCTGGCTCCGGTGCTGCTGGTCGAGCTCCTGAACCGCCGCATCGCGAGCTCGGAGCGGCGCGCCACCTTGCTGAGCTTCGAGTCACTCGTGCAGCGCGGCACGTACGGCGTGGTCGTGTACTTCGCCTCGGCCGCGCTCGGAAGGGGCCCCCTCTCGTCGGTGCTGCTCGGCTTCGCCGCGACCAGCGCGGCGGCGCTGGCGCTGGCGCCGTGGCTGGCGCGCGCACCGGGGCGCGACCGGGCGGCCTAG
- a CDS encoding SDR family oxidoreductase: MSEIEQLFDLSGKIALVTGGSRGLGREMVLAFARAGADVVIASRKLDACEATAKEVERETGRRAVPLAAHMGKWGEVESLAERAYAAVGRIDVLVNNAGMSLLYDRVANVSESMWDKVVDLNLKGPFRLTALVGTRMAEGAGGSIINVSSVAAIHPTPNVLPYAAAKAGLNALTVGFAAAFGPKVRVNCIMAGPFLTDISKAWDMKSFEKQAQQTIALRRAGRPNEIIGTALYFASDASSYTTGAVLPVHGGQT; this comes from the coding sequence GTGAGCGAGATCGAGCAGCTGTTCGACCTGTCCGGAAAGATCGCCCTCGTGACCGGTGGCAGCCGCGGGCTGGGGCGCGAGATGGTGCTCGCCTTCGCGCGCGCGGGCGCCGACGTGGTGATCGCCAGCCGCAAGCTCGACGCGTGCGAGGCCACCGCCAAGGAGGTCGAGCGCGAGACCGGCCGGCGCGCCGTGCCGCTCGCCGCGCACATGGGCAAGTGGGGCGAGGTCGAGTCACTGGCCGAGCGCGCCTACGCGGCGGTGGGCCGGATCGACGTGCTGGTGAACAACGCCGGCATGTCGCTGCTCTACGACCGGGTCGCGAACGTGTCCGAGAGCATGTGGGACAAGGTCGTCGACCTGAACCTGAAGGGCCCGTTCCGACTCACTGCGCTGGTGGGCACGCGCATGGCCGAAGGCGCGGGCGGCTCGATCATCAACGTGTCGAGCGTGGCCGCGATCCACCCCACGCCCAACGTGCTGCCCTACGCGGCCGCGAAGGCCGGGCTGAACGCGCTCACGGTGGGCTTCGCGGCGGCGTTCGGGCCCAAGGTGCGCGTGAACTGCATCATGGCCGGGCCGTTCCTGACCGACATCTCGAAGGCCTGGGACATGAAGTCCTTCGAGAAGCAGGCGCAGCAGACGATCGCCCTGCGGCGCGCGGGCCGGCCGAACGAGATCATCGGCACGGCGCTGTACTTCGCCTCCGATGCCTCGAGCTACACCACCGGCGCGGTGCTGCCCGTGCACGGCGGCCAGACCTGA
- a CDS encoding alpha/beta hydrolase: MGPIAVRRWGSDGPQVALLHGGPGAAGDLADLARALAPRFQVLEPLQRRSGETALTVARHVADLAEVLPGPMHVVGHSWGAMLGLSFAAAHPGLVTSLCLVGCGTYDAATRAVYARRSQSRMTAAQRAELAELQGGLASARDRTARDALSWRAGQLFSAVYGVDLLPREPGDEPLWVDSGGEAETWPDVLRLQAEGVEPAAFSAIRAPVRMLHGDDDPHPGPMIRDLLARHVADLSYLGFPRCGHDPWRERHAREPFLRALEEWLRRGSSRREDGTPLGVF, from the coding sequence TTGGGCCCGATCGCCGTGCGCCGCTGGGGCAGCGACGGACCGCAGGTCGCGCTCCTGCACGGCGGACCCGGTGCGGCAGGTGACCTGGCCGATCTGGCGCGCGCGCTCGCGCCGCGCTTCCAGGTGCTCGAGCCGCTGCAGCGCCGGAGCGGCGAGACGGCGCTCACGGTCGCGCGCCACGTCGCCGACCTGGCCGAGGTGCTGCCCGGGCCCATGCACGTGGTGGGTCACTCGTGGGGCGCCATGCTCGGTCTCTCGTTCGCAGCGGCGCACCCGGGGCTCGTGACCTCGCTCTGTCTCGTGGGCTGTGGCACGTACGACGCGGCGACGCGCGCCGTCTACGCGCGGCGCAGCCAGTCGCGCATGACCGCCGCGCAGCGCGCGGAGCTCGCCGAGCTGCAGGGCGGGCTCGCCAGCGCGCGCGACCGCACGGCGCGTGACGCGCTCTCGTGGCGCGCCGGCCAGCTGTTCAGCGCCGTGTACGGCGTCGATCTCCTGCCGAGGGAGCCCGGCGACGAGCCGCTGTGGGTCGACTCGGGCGGCGAGGCCGAGACCTGGCCCGACGTGCTGCGCCTGCAGGCCGAAGGCGTCGAGCCCGCCGCGTTCTCGGCGATCCGCGCGCCGGTGCGCATGCTGCACGGCGACGACGACCCGCACCCCGGCCCGATGATCCGCGACCTGCTCGCCCGCCACGTCGCGGACCTCTCGTATCTCGGCTTCCCGCGCTGCGGCCACGACCCGTGGCGCGAGAGACACGCGCGCGAGCCGTTCCTGCGCGCGCTCGAGGAGTGGCTCCGGCGGGGGTCCTCGCGCCGGGAAGACGGCACGCCGCTTGGGGTATTCTGA